In Acanthopagrus latus isolate v.2019 chromosome 16, fAcaLat1.1, whole genome shotgun sequence, one DNA window encodes the following:
- the LOC119004760 gene encoding interferon alpha-inducible protein 27-like protein 2A, whose amino-acid sequence MKPWAVVSIGVGATVAVVGAPLALGAAGFTSAGIAAGSIAAKMMSAAAIANGGGVAAGSAVAVLQSAGAAGLSGAATAAVGSAGGALGWLTSFAWGKANNDGPHDDDDDDDNDDDDDPAAEPMLKVTDLALK is encoded by the exons ATGAAGCCCT GGGCAGTTGTCAGCATTGGAGTAGGTGCaa CAGTTGCAGTGGTCGGGGCTCCTTTGGCCCTGGGCGCTGCAGGCTTCACCTCAGCTGGAATAGCGGCGGGCTCCATTGCTGCTAAAATGATGTCTGCTGCTGCGATTGCTAACGGAGGAGGAGTGGCAGCAGGAAGTGCTGTGGCTGTCTTGCAGTCAGCAG GTGCAGCTGGTCTGTCAGGAGCAGCCACTGCAGCTGTGGGCAGCGCTGGAGGAGCATTGGGGTGGCTGACTAGCTTCGCCTGGGGAAAAGCAAATAATGATGGCCcgcatgatgatgatgatgatgatgataatgatgatgatgatgacccAGCTGCTGAGCCTATGTTGAAAGTGACAGATCTTGCCCTTAAATAG
- the LOC119004762 gene encoding interferon alpha-inducible protein 27-like protein 2A → MGLLTAALIGAGATGAVVGAPFVLAGIGFTSAGIAAGSYAASMMSAAAVANGGAVAAGSTVAVLQAAGAAGLSGVATAAVGSAGAALAGLAAVLI, encoded by the exons ATGGGGCTCT TGACAGCTGCATTGATCGGAGCAGGAGCAA CGGGCGCCGTGGTCGGGGCTCCTTTCGTTCTGGCCGGCATAGGATTCACCTCAGCTGGAATAGCAGCAGGCTCCTATGCTGCCAGCATgatgtcagctgcagcagtggctAATGGAGGAGCGGTGGCAGCAGGAAGTACAGTGGCTGTTTTGCAGGCAGCAG GTGCAGCTGGACTGTCAGGAGTTGCCACTGCAGCTGTGGGCAGCGCTGGAGCAGCATTGGCAGGGCTGGCTGCAGTCCTCATCTGA